The Kroppenstedtia pulmonis genome has a segment encoding these proteins:
- a CDS encoding Ger(x)C family spore germination protein, which yields MLTRCKLACLLISLILLGGCWDAREIEDRVLVAAMAVDRHPKGVEVSVQVPIPLKIVGSGGAAGEGGQESVQVFSGTGKTIYEAANQIQFQVNRRLFFGSNRLLLVGEGLAREGLSPYLDAFKRHFQIRRKLWTVVIKGKAKKALEINPKLEQVPIEYVITMLETGISDGYFPKVGLNDFYVALSNPSKQAVLNYLDPESVRWIGTAIFQQDRMVGTLNSQESLPLVHIRDKQVGEPLSVPCGRSGKIVFTPDKIRRHIHVYQKKGPPTIQVTLDLKGEIVEKTCSDDLRKKSVRNRLDRYLKRAYQKKAEHVSQLLQRKMNSDAYQLGDTIRAYHPKLWGKIDWDKEFPHAIVKIRYNVKALRNGLYYK from the coding sequence ATGCTCACACGATGTAAACTGGCATGTCTGTTGATCAGTTTGATACTCCTTGGCGGTTGTTGGGATGCCAGAGAGATTGAAGATCGGGTGCTCGTCGCAGCTATGGCTGTCGATAGACATCCGAAAGGTGTGGAGGTGTCCGTTCAAGTTCCGATTCCATTGAAAATTGTCGGTTCCGGAGGTGCAGCCGGGGAAGGGGGACAGGAATCGGTTCAGGTTTTTTCCGGGACAGGAAAAACGATCTATGAAGCGGCTAATCAAATCCAATTTCAGGTCAACCGAAGGCTCTTTTTTGGTAGCAATCGTTTGTTGTTAGTGGGAGAAGGTTTAGCTCGTGAGGGTTTAAGCCCGTATTTGGATGCATTCAAGAGACATTTTCAAATTAGGCGAAAACTGTGGACTGTAGTCATAAAGGGAAAGGCCAAAAAGGCTCTGGAGATCAATCCCAAGCTGGAGCAGGTACCCATTGAGTATGTAATAACGATGTTGGAAACCGGAATATCCGATGGATATTTTCCAAAGGTAGGACTGAATGATTTCTATGTTGCTTTGTCCAATCCATCCAAACAGGCTGTGCTCAATTATTTGGACCCTGAGTCTGTTCGCTGGATTGGCACGGCTATTTTTCAACAGGATCGGATGGTAGGCACCTTGAATTCACAAGAAAGTCTTCCACTTGTACATATTCGTGACAAGCAGGTTGGAGAGCCTCTGTCTGTTCCCTGTGGCAGATCCGGTAAAATCGTGTTCACACCTGATAAAATCAGGCGTCATATCCATGTATACCAAAAAAAAGGACCTCCGACGATTCAGGTGACTCTCGATTTGAAGGGAGAGATAGTAGAAAAAACCTGTTCGGATGATTTGCGAAAGAAAAGTGTGCGTAATCGACTTGACCGCTATCTGAAACGTGCCTATCAAAAGAAAGCAGAACATGTCAGTCAACTGCTGCAAAGAAAGATGAACTCGGATGCATATCAGTTGGGTGATACGATACGTGCCTATCATCCAAAGTTATGGGGAAAAATAGATTGGGACAAGGAATTTCCTCATGCAATTGTCAAAATTAGGTACAACGTAAAAGCCTTACGAAACGGTTTGTATTATAAATAA
- a CDS encoding GerAB/ArcD/ProY family transporter, with the protein MNPRNPKQSDGPNEMLSTYQSTALLINSSVSVGVLSLQHQVVRSSGTDGIWVILLSGLVIMLFVYLFTKLMQQFPKKGFVTISRDFLGTKSRKWTGKWLSAPVVVGAGLFWLMAVAIISRSFGEVLKTSVFIKTPTVVILLAFILGGALVVANSPQIIARYNEIVLPFLFLPIPLLLISLIQEGELVNILPLFQLDWWGVIRGVFQTLFIFAGYSVIFVYMAYYQEPRGAVRSHMWGVGTVIIFYWITLLSSLAVFGPVELERMMWPTLELVKMASVPGMIFERMESIFLVICMIAVFTTILNVYGAYVDMVIHFFSLGKERRRWIAWGSTPLLFLLSLWPSDLNEVIRLREMVVYSEWVVYLLISLVLVGAWLNRQWKKRRSGNAHTM; encoded by the coding sequence ATGAATCCCCGTAACCCAAAACAGAGCGATGGGCCCAATGAGATGCTCTCCACTTATCAAAGCACAGCTCTTCTTATCAATAGTTCCGTCAGTGTAGGAGTATTGTCACTGCAACATCAGGTGGTACGAAGTAGTGGAACGGACGGTATATGGGTGATCCTGTTAAGTGGTTTGGTGATCATGCTGTTTGTCTATCTATTCACCAAATTGATGCAGCAATTTCCGAAAAAAGGATTCGTCACAATCAGCAGAGACTTTCTGGGTACGAAAAGTCGAAAATGGACAGGGAAGTGGCTAAGCGCTCCTGTAGTGGTCGGAGCCGGGCTATTCTGGTTGATGGCAGTTGCGATAATCAGTCGCTCCTTTGGGGAAGTGTTGAAAACCTCTGTGTTTATTAAAACACCAACAGTAGTCATTCTCCTCGCCTTTATACTGGGAGGTGCCTTGGTTGTGGCCAACAGTCCTCAAATCATTGCCCGTTATAATGAGATTGTCCTCCCCTTTTTGTTTCTGCCGATTCCATTGTTGCTAATCAGCCTCATTCAAGAGGGAGAACTAGTGAATATACTGCCTCTTTTTCAATTGGATTGGTGGGGAGTAATAAGAGGAGTTTTCCAGACTCTCTTTATATTCGCAGGGTATAGCGTGATATTTGTCTATATGGCTTATTATCAGGAACCACGCGGTGCTGTGCGGTCACACATGTGGGGAGTGGGTACCGTTATTATCTTTTATTGGATCACTCTTCTTTCCTCATTGGCGGTTTTTGGACCAGTGGAATTGGAACGAATGATGTGGCCTACTCTTGAGCTGGTTAAGATGGCCTCTGTACCCGGTATGATTTTTGAACGGATGGAATCCATTTTTCTGGTGATCTGTATGATAGCCGTGTTTACCACAATATTAAATGTGTATGGAGCTTATGTGGATATGGTTATTCACTTTTTTTCCCTGGGGAAGGAAAGACGGAGATGGATAGCCTGGGGGAGTACACCGTTGCTCTTTCTCCTTTCCCTGTGGCCCTCTGATTTGAATGAGGTGATTCGGTTACGGGAAATGGTGGTCTATAGTGAGTGGGTGGTTTATCTGCTCATTTCTCTGGTTCTGGTGGGGGCATGGTTGAACCGACAATGGAAAAAGAGGAGAAGTGGCAATGCTCACACGATGTAA
- a CDS encoding spore germination protein, with protein MRRRLERRGIQKRKKQIQQGLKQKMEGQIGDKQVKTDMEDNVRFILDLLGDSSDVITRRFTIQYMPDREAALLFIDGMTDGSGVDEFILAPLMLEAEQVQVKSDLWDLVTKSLVHVGETNKSKEMKELVESLLSGDALLFVNGYAEGMVINAKGWKQRGVEEPKTESVVRGSREGFTETLRVNTGLVRRRLKDPDLRLKDLKVGRRTNTNVTVLYIEGVAEPDTVEEVIGRIQKIEIDGILESGYIEELIQDHVWSPFPLIQNTERPDAVVSHLLEGKVAVITDGTPHALIAPAVFAQFYYSPEDYYERYLIASFLRLIRLLSFVIALLLPALYIAFVSFHPEMIPSSLAIAIAAGRSTVAFPSIVEVFLMEISVEILREASVRLPGPIGPTIGIVGALVVGDAAVSAGLVSPLMVIVVGLTTISSYANPSYNAAISIRLLRFPLIISAAVMGLYGIMIFLMLLLYHMVNLRSFNVPYMAPFSPFRLSDIKDSLIRVPWKWMKTRPKVFRTLDLQREEVKQDESP; from the coding sequence GTGCGAAGAAGACTGGAACGGCGAGGAATTCAAAAAAGAAAGAAGCAGATTCAACAAGGTTTAAAACAGAAGATGGAAGGGCAGATCGGGGATAAACAGGTAAAGACAGACATGGAAGACAATGTACGTTTTATCCTTGACTTACTGGGAGACAGCTCGGATGTCATCACCCGGCGCTTTACGATCCAGTACATGCCGGATCGGGAAGCGGCTCTTTTATTTATTGATGGTATGACAGATGGAAGCGGTGTGGACGAATTCATTCTGGCGCCATTGATGCTGGAGGCAGAACAGGTTCAGGTTAAATCTGACTTATGGGATTTGGTTACCAAGAGTTTGGTTCATGTGGGTGAAACCAATAAAAGCAAAGAGATGAAAGAGTTAGTGGAAAGTCTTCTTTCCGGAGATGCCCTTTTATTTGTAAATGGCTATGCGGAAGGGATGGTGATTAATGCCAAAGGATGGAAGCAACGGGGAGTGGAGGAGCCGAAGACAGAGTCTGTGGTACGAGGCTCCCGGGAAGGATTTACTGAAACATTGCGGGTTAATACCGGTTTGGTACGCAGACGGCTCAAAGATCCGGATCTTCGTCTGAAGGATCTCAAGGTGGGCCGACGGACCAATACCAATGTGACGGTTCTGTATATTGAAGGTGTGGCGGAACCGGATACAGTGGAAGAAGTGATTGGACGAATCCAAAAAATAGAGATTGATGGGATACTGGAAAGTGGTTACATCGAAGAGTTGATTCAGGATCATGTTTGGTCCCCTTTTCCCCTGATTCAAAATACGGAAAGACCGGACGCAGTGGTTTCTCATTTACTGGAAGGGAAAGTGGCGGTTATCACCGACGGAACGCCGCATGCCTTGATTGCTCCAGCTGTGTTTGCCCAATTTTATTACAGTCCGGAGGACTATTACGAACGGTATCTGATTGCTTCTTTTCTGAGATTGATTCGCCTGCTGAGCTTTGTCATTGCCTTGTTGTTGCCGGCTCTTTATATCGCTTTTGTGTCGTTTCATCCCGAGATGATTCCATCCAGTCTGGCTATTGCGATTGCAGCAGGACGCTCCACAGTGGCATTTCCTTCTATTGTAGAGGTTTTTTTGATGGAAATCAGTGTGGAAATTTTACGGGAAGCCAGTGTACGATTGCCAGGTCCCATCGGACCAACTATCGGAATCGTAGGAGCGTTGGTGGTGGGAGATGCGGCGGTGTCAGCAGGATTGGTATCCCCGCTGATGGTGATTGTGGTCGGGTTGACCACCATCAGTTCCTATGCGAACCCCAGTTACAATGCTGCTATCTCCATTCGACTCCTTCGGTTTCCCTTAATTATCTCAGCAGCGGTGATGGGGCTCTACGGCATCATGATCTTTTTGATGCTTTTACTCTATCACATGGTTAACCTTCGTTCTTTCAATGTACCATATATGGCACCGTTCTCACCTTTTAGACTGTCTGATATCAAAGACAGCCTGATTCGGGTTCCCTGGAAATGGATGAAAACGAGACCAAAGGTGTTTCGGACGTTGGATCTTCAGAGGGAGGAAGTGAAACAGGATGAATCCCCGTAA
- a CDS encoding GAF domain-containing protein: MDAEIILKVMIENPWFAYSIVGFGVIFALIILWRAKNGDAVSLFGLNLQDNSKVKTMEEKITHLEQDHKQSQYVIQSVNKLAMEISAILYRENDDYEERRRGIYTYLLSCVVAVMAGKKGNNPKVCIFVDAGDGSLKVHEAAAHSPDGMRKLRLPISDSAAGYTYDTGIPFFSGDIHTPGNRFKVLPAAEQVYHSLICVPVKVGDQVIGVLSVTGDETGSYSEDERMYLSVYANVLSPLLYRELFGGDEKDDKKG; the protein is encoded by the coding sequence ATGGATGCGGAAATCATACTGAAAGTTATGATTGAAAATCCTTGGTTTGCCTATTCCATTGTCGGGTTTGGCGTTATTTTTGCTTTGATTATTCTTTGGCGAGCAAAAAACGGAGATGCTGTTTCCCTCTTTGGGCTCAATTTACAAGATAACTCCAAAGTGAAAACAATGGAGGAAAAAATTACTCATCTGGAACAGGATCATAAACAAAGCCAGTATGTGATCCAATCCGTAAATAAATTGGCAATGGAAATTTCCGCTATCTTATACCGGGAAAATGATGATTATGAAGAACGGCGGCGTGGTATCTATACGTATCTTCTATCCTGTGTTGTAGCTGTCATGGCTGGTAAGAAGGGGAACAATCCCAAAGTGTGTATCTTCGTGGATGCCGGAGATGGCAGTCTCAAGGTACACGAGGCCGCCGCCCACAGTCCTGATGGTATGAGAAAGCTTCGTTTACCCATTTCTGATTCTGCCGCAGGGTATACTTATGATACCGGTATCCCCTTTTTTTCCGGCGACATCCATACTCCAGGCAATCGTTTTAAAGTTCTTCCTGCAGCAGAGCAAGTATATCATTCCCTGATATGTGTTCCTGTGAAAGTAGGGGACCAGGTGATTGGGGTACTAAGTGTAACCGGGGATGAAACTGGCTCTTACAGTGAAGATGAAAGAATGTATCTATCTGTTTATGCCAATGTCCTCTCTCCTCTTTTATACAGAGAACTGTTTGGAGGAGACGAAAAGGATGACAAAAAAGGATAA
- the rsmB gene encoding 16S rRNA (cytosine(967)-C(5))-methyltransferase RsmB, translated as MNAREVALEVLIQWEEREGYSNLLLREALEQSGLNIRDRGLTTELVYGTIQRRNTLDWVLNQLLRQDLGDLDSWLRQLLRLGVYQLRFLDKIPPRAAVHETVQMAKNRGHQGTASLVNGVLRSYLRREMEWKLPEKPETIREWALVYSHPKWLIKRFIHVYGEEEARQMLEAHNQPPKVSLRTNPLKISREALIRDLSNIFPEADIQASSVSDQGIVMEGGGNPTSTEEYRQGYFSIQDESSMLVAQVVSPRPGQRGVDACAAPGGKATHLVELMKDQGQLIAYDIHPHKVKLIRESACRLGLSALQGETGDARRFSESLYKTCDFVLLDAPCSGLGVIRRKPDIKWRKTAQQIEEILPLQAELLRSAAKLVKPGGTLVYSTCTLDPRENEEMVASFLASHRDFRPDPCFSDYLPDLVQQRGLFQGAGIQILPHHFQSDGFYIARLIRV; from the coding sequence ATGAATGCCCGTGAAGTCGCTTTGGAAGTTTTGATTCAATGGGAAGAGCGGGAAGGATACAGCAATCTCCTTCTACGTGAAGCTCTGGAACAAAGTGGGTTGAATATTCGTGACCGGGGACTGACAACCGAGTTGGTTTATGGCACGATTCAGCGACGTAACACCTTGGATTGGGTATTAAACCAACTTCTGAGGCAGGATCTGGGTGATCTGGATAGTTGGTTACGTCAGTTGCTGAGATTGGGCGTTTATCAGCTTCGATTTTTGGACAAGATTCCTCCCCGCGCTGCTGTTCATGAAACTGTTCAAATGGCTAAGAATCGGGGACATCAGGGAACTGCAAGTCTGGTAAACGGTGTTCTTCGTTCTTATCTGCGTCGGGAGATGGAGTGGAAGCTTCCGGAGAAGCCGGAAACCATTCGGGAATGGGCCTTGGTTTATTCCCATCCCAAATGGTTGATTAAGCGATTCATCCATGTTTACGGGGAGGAAGAAGCCCGGCAAATGTTAGAGGCTCATAACCAGCCTCCCAAGGTTTCCCTTCGTACCAATCCGTTGAAAATAAGCAGGGAGGCATTGATCCGGGATTTATCCAACATTTTTCCGGAAGCGGATATACAGGCTTCTTCTGTGTCGGATCAGGGAATTGTCATGGAGGGTGGAGGCAATCCAACCAGTACGGAGGAGTACCGCCAAGGTTACTTTTCCATTCAGGATGAGAGTTCCATGTTGGTGGCACAGGTGGTCTCACCTCGTCCTGGGCAACGGGGTGTGGACGCCTGTGCAGCACCTGGGGGAAAAGCAACCCATCTGGTGGAATTGATGAAGGATCAAGGTCAATTAATCGCCTATGACATTCATCCTCATAAGGTGAAATTGATTCGGGAAAGCGCCTGTCGATTGGGCTTATCTGCCTTGCAAGGGGAGACGGGAGATGCCCGTCGCTTTTCGGAGTCTTTATATAAAACCTGCGATTTTGTGTTACTGGATGCTCCCTGTTCTGGACTGGGGGTTATTCGACGGAAGCCGGACATCAAGTGGCGAAAGACAGCTCAACAGATTGAAGAGATTCTCCCTCTGCAAGCCGAATTACTTCGATCTGCTGCAAAATTAGTTAAACCAGGTGGTACATTGGTCTACAGCACTTGTACCTTGGACCCCCGGGAAAATGAGGAGATGGTGGCTTCTTTTCTGGCATCTCATCGGGATTTTCGCCCAGATCCCTGTTTTTCGGACTATTTACCCGATCTGGTTCAACAACGGGGATTATTTCAGGGAGCAGGAATTCAGATTTTACCGCATCATTTTCAAAGTGACGGATTCTATATTGCCCGTTTGATCCGGGTGTGA
- the fmt gene encoding methionyl-tRNA formyltransferase — protein sequence MSPRILMMGTPDFAVPSLQALVREKYDVIGVVTQPDRPKGRKRILSPPPLKQEALKLGLTVYQPERLRDPEGIRQIRELAPDLIITAAYGQILPSEILDIPRFGSINVHASLLPRYRGGAPIHHALMAGEEETGVTIMYMVQQLDAGDMLAQRSIRIGADDDVGTLHDKLSLLGAELLTELLPRLLEGKVTAVPQDQEQVTYAPNITREDERIDWSRGAGDICDQIRGLRPWPVAFTTWQGEPLKIWKANKVDHRGQEEPGTILQADEKGIVVVAGVGAVVLTELQPAGKKAMSVEQFVRGRRLKPGERLGDLS from the coding sequence ATGTCTCCTCGAATTTTGATGATGGGCACCCCAGATTTTGCGGTGCCCTCTTTACAGGCACTGGTCCGGGAGAAATATGACGTGATAGGAGTAGTAACGCAACCGGATCGTCCCAAGGGACGAAAGCGGATTCTTTCACCGCCTCCTCTGAAGCAGGAGGCTTTAAAACTGGGTCTAACCGTTTATCAACCTGAACGGTTAAGAGATCCAGAGGGAATTCGTCAAATCCGTGAGTTGGCACCGGATCTGATAATCACAGCTGCATACGGACAGATTTTACCTTCGGAAATACTGGATATCCCCCGTTTTGGCAGTATCAATGTTCATGCTTCTCTTCTTCCCCGTTATCGGGGTGGGGCCCCTATTCATCATGCTCTGATGGCTGGTGAAGAGGAAACAGGAGTAACGATTATGTATATGGTCCAACAGCTGGATGCCGGAGATATGCTAGCCCAACGTTCCATCCGGATCGGGGCTGATGATGACGTTGGTACTCTCCATGACAAGTTGTCGTTACTGGGAGCTGAACTGTTGACTGAGCTGTTGCCCAGGTTGTTGGAAGGAAAAGTTACCGCAGTTCCTCAGGATCAGGAGCAAGTTACCTATGCCCCCAATATTACCCGGGAAGATGAACGGATTGACTGGAGCAGAGGGGCCGGGGATATCTGTGATCAGATAAGAGGGTTACGACCCTGGCCCGTTGCTTTTACCACTTGGCAGGGAGAACCTTTGAAGATATGGAAAGCGAACAAAGTGGATCACCGGGGGCAAGAGGAACCTGGTACAATCTTACAAGCAGATGAAAAGGGTATCGTAGTGGTTGCGGGGGTAGGTGCTGTGGTATTGACTGAGTTACAGCCGGCGGGGAAAAAAGCCATGTCGGTGGAACAATTTGTTCGGGGTCGAAGGCTTAAACCAGGTGAACGGTTGGGGGATCTCTCATGA
- the def gene encoding peptide deformylase, with translation MAIRKIVLVPDPILKEKAKTVTKFNSRLHKLLDDMADTMYDAPGVGLAAPQVGISKRVIVVDDGQGLIEVVNPELSRMSGEQLDPPEGCLSIPGLLGEVRRAEKVHLKGQDRNGEPFELEAEGYLARILQHEVDHLNGVLFTDIAERVFEPQSEEEGE, from the coding sequence GTGGCGATACGAAAAATTGTACTGGTTCCGGATCCGATTTTAAAAGAAAAAGCAAAAACGGTAACCAAGTTTAATAGCAGGCTTCATAAATTATTGGATGATATGGCGGATACCATGTACGACGCCCCTGGGGTAGGTCTGGCAGCACCCCAAGTAGGGATTTCTAAACGGGTGATTGTAGTGGATGATGGGCAGGGGTTAATCGAAGTGGTCAATCCGGAACTAAGCCGTATGAGCGGTGAACAATTGGATCCACCGGAAGGATGTCTCAGTATCCCAGGGTTACTGGGTGAAGTCCGCCGGGCGGAAAAAGTTCATTTGAAAGGACAAGACCGTAATGGGGAACCCTTCGAATTAGAAGCAGAAGGTTATCTGGCCCGCATTCTTCAACACGAAGTGGATCATTTAAATGGTGTCTTGTTTACCGATATTGCAGAACGGGTTTTTGAACCACAGTCAGAAGAAGAGGGGGAGTAA
- the priA gene encoding primosomal protein N', translated as MVDHKRIAQVYVDVAALETDKPFDYLVPDSLQNIVEVGSRVRVPFGSRTRMGYIAGFAKSSSARRLKPLVDVMDMIPPLTPDLVELAVWMSQVYLCPVITVLHAMVPAVLKGKYRQILRLAPDFQDKNLLTSGEAGFFDELTKRGGVFLEEALKYSGITPSLVKEWLKEGRLISEEQVGDRTTRKQVTWVKNGVGSAVLRKTAEELDHRAKRQRDVLLFFADHPGEYPLPEILSRLNVARTTVKRLVEKELLNWEEREEYRDPYAGRNFKQTLPLPLTPEQENAFRAIDEPLQKGHSHGILLQGVTGSGKTEIYLQAITRALELNREAIVLVPEISLTPQMVARFKGRFGSRVAVMHSGLSDGERYDEWRKIRRGEVQVAIGARSAIFAPFSKLGLVIMDEEHESSYKQEEQPKYHARKVAEYRCAQHGAVLVLGTATPEVSTYFRARTGGYQWITLRQRVHGRPFPQVNIVDMREELRTGNRSVFSRPLREALADCGQRGEQAVLFLNRRGFSTFVLCRECGEAVQCPHCDISLTYHRTNRTLRCHYCGYTEPVPQQCPACNSSHIRYFGTGTQRVEEELARSLPGLRVIRMDVDTTGRKGAHERLLSAFGAGKADVLLGTQMIAKGLDFPNVTLVGVIAADTMLHLPDYKASERTFQLLTQVSGRAGRHEKPGRVVVQTYTPEHFSIQMAAAHDVDRFYRQECKLRKLHQYPPFCRLITILFSHQDRSRVMQAGMQSAQRLTPYLPPEAELLGPVPASIPRIKDRYRMQIMIKHHHHIDEKSELIEQLRHLKRWLDDPELRVSIDREGE; from the coding sequence ATGGTGGATCATAAAAGAATTGCCCAGGTTTATGTAGACGTGGCGGCGCTTGAAACGGACAAGCCCTTTGATTATCTCGTTCCTGATTCTCTGCAGAATATTGTGGAAGTGGGGAGCCGGGTTCGTGTCCCTTTTGGATCTCGGACACGAATGGGTTATATTGCCGGTTTTGCCAAATCTTCATCTGCCCGTCGCTTAAAACCGTTGGTGGATGTCATGGATATGATTCCTCCCCTTACTCCCGATTTGGTAGAGTTGGCTGTTTGGATGTCCCAGGTGTATCTTTGTCCCGTTATTACCGTTCTTCATGCCATGGTTCCCGCCGTGCTTAAAGGGAAATATCGTCAGATCCTTCGTTTGGCGCCGGATTTTCAGGACAAAAACCTTCTTACATCGGGAGAGGCGGGGTTTTTCGATGAATTAACCAAGCGGGGGGGCGTTTTTCTGGAGGAGGCCTTGAAATATTCCGGCATTACCCCCTCACTGGTAAAGGAATGGCTGAAAGAAGGACGACTGATCAGTGAAGAACAGGTAGGGGATCGTACCACTCGCAAACAGGTGACATGGGTGAAAAATGGCGTAGGATCCGCTGTACTTCGGAAAACAGCGGAAGAATTGGATCACCGGGCCAAACGACAACGGGATGTTTTACTTTTTTTTGCTGACCATCCGGGAGAATACCCTTTACCAGAAATACTTTCTCGGTTGAATGTTGCCCGGACCACAGTGAAGCGATTGGTGGAAAAAGAGTTGTTAAATTGGGAAGAACGGGAAGAATACCGGGATCCTTATGCCGGACGAAATTTTAAACAGACACTTCCTTTACCCTTGACCCCGGAACAGGAGAATGCTTTTCGGGCAATCGACGAACCGCTTCAAAAAGGGCACTCCCATGGAATCTTGTTGCAAGGTGTGACAGGCAGCGGTAAAACGGAGATTTACCTACAAGCGATTACCCGCGCTCTGGAATTGAATCGGGAAGCGATTGTACTGGTACCGGAAATCTCTCTGACACCGCAAATGGTAGCACGGTTTAAGGGCCGGTTCGGATCACGGGTGGCGGTTATGCACAGTGGATTGTCCGATGGCGAACGCTATGACGAATGGCGTAAAATTCGCAGAGGAGAAGTTCAGGTTGCCATTGGAGCACGGTCTGCCATTTTTGCCCCTTTCTCCAAATTGGGATTGGTCATCATGGATGAAGAACATGAAAGTTCTTATAAACAGGAAGAACAACCAAAATATCATGCCCGGAAGGTGGCTGAGTATCGTTGTGCCCAGCATGGGGCGGTGTTGGTACTGGGAACAGCCACCCCGGAAGTGAGTACTTATTTTCGGGCCCGGACCGGAGGATATCAATGGATTACGCTTCGTCAGCGGGTACATGGCCGCCCCTTTCCACAGGTGAACATCGTGGATATGCGGGAGGAGTTGAGAACCGGGAACCGTTCTGTTTTCAGCCGACCCCTTCGGGAAGCTTTGGCGGATTGTGGCCAAAGGGGGGAACAGGCCGTACTATTCCTCAATCGCCGAGGCTTTTCTACCTTTGTTCTTTGTCGGGAGTGTGGAGAAGCCGTACAATGCCCTCATTGTGATATTTCCTTGACCTATCATCGAACCAATCGGACTCTGCGGTGTCATTATTGTGGTTATACAGAGCCGGTTCCCCAGCAGTGTCCAGCTTGTAACAGCAGTCATATCCGGTACTTCGGCACAGGAACCCAGCGGGTGGAGGAGGAATTGGCCCGGAGCCTTCCCGGTTTAAGGGTGATTCGAATGGATGTGGATACCACTGGCCGAAAAGGAGCCCATGAACGTCTGCTTTCTGCCTTCGGAGCTGGTAAGGCGGATGTGTTGCTGGGTACGCAGATGATTGCCAAAGGTCTTGATTTTCCAAATGTAACGTTGGTTGGAGTCATTGCTGCTGATACCATGCTTCACCTACCAGATTACAAAGCGTCGGAACGGACTTTCCAACTGCTCACCCAAGTCAGTGGACGGGCCGGTCGCCATGAAAAACCGGGACGAGTGGTGGTTCAGACCTACACACCGGAACATTTTAGCATTCAAATGGCGGCGGCACATGATGTGGATCGTTTTTACCGGCAGGAATGTAAATTGCGCAAACTCCATCAATATCCACCCTTTTGCCGTTTGATCACCATTTTGTTCAGCCACCAGGACCGAAGCAGGGTGATGCAGGCAGGTATGCAATCGGCTCAACGTCTGACACCTTACTTGCCGCCGGAGGCGGAATTGTTGGGTCCGGTTCCGGCATCGATTCCCCGGATCAAAGATCGATATCGAATGCAAATCATGATTAAACACCATCACCATATAGATGAAAAAAGTGAATTGATTGAGCAACTGCGACATCTGAAACGATGGCTGGATGATCCCGAACTTCGCGTCAGCATTGATCGGGAGGGGGAGTAA